A single window of Rubripirellula lacrimiformis DNA harbors:
- a CDS encoding metallophosphoesterase family protein has translation MKQKRGGAILKFIHTADIHLDSPLRGLSSDGPVDQIRIAVREALVNLAELAVREEVDFVLIAGDIYDGTWDKADTGLYFLKWLDRLQKAGISVYAISGNHDAASKMVNVFQLPPNPSGHPVMMSSQTAETFLLDDLDVAIHGRGFAQQAEAENLVRQYPAAVPGKFNIGMLHTSLDGAAGGVHHRYAPCVPSDLIGRGYDYWALGHIHTRKHHHKPGQSPIVFPGNIQGRHIRESGPKGCEVVTVDDDGTVTLDFVRLDVFRWEVCTVDVDSAESPDELLTRFAAAMRQVAANSDGLPMAVRVIVTGTSVAHDDWLADTNRWTDQIRADAITIGGANVWVEKVRFDTRPTRRLTSEDVESGPIAELLRLFDELECDDELTMLVDAELDDLRNKLPDELMTGDDSIAPKGDLGRVRSLLSQIQPMVVHRLLSEEVSS, from the coding sequence AGCCATCTTGAAGTTCATTCACACCGCAGACATCCACTTGGACAGCCCGCTGCGGGGACTCTCCAGCGACGGTCCAGTTGACCAGATCCGAATTGCGGTTCGCGAAGCCCTGGTCAACCTTGCCGAACTCGCGGTTCGCGAAGAGGTCGATTTCGTCCTGATCGCGGGCGACATCTACGATGGCACCTGGGACAAAGCGGATACCGGTCTGTACTTTTTGAAGTGGTTGGATCGGCTACAGAAAGCGGGCATCAGCGTTTATGCCATCAGCGGCAATCACGACGCGGCGTCCAAGATGGTCAACGTATTCCAGTTGCCGCCGAACCCCAGCGGCCACCCGGTGATGATGTCGTCTCAGACCGCCGAGACGTTCTTGTTGGATGATTTGGATGTCGCGATCCACGGCCGCGGTTTCGCTCAACAAGCCGAGGCCGAGAACCTGGTTCGCCAGTACCCGGCGGCCGTTCCGGGGAAGTTCAACATCGGCATGTTGCACACTTCATTGGACGGTGCGGCCGGCGGTGTCCACCATCGCTATGCTCCCTGTGTTCCCAGCGATCTGATTGGCCGCGGGTACGACTATTGGGCGCTCGGGCATATCCACACACGCAAACACCATCACAAGCCCGGCCAGTCGCCGATCGTCTTTCCCGGCAACATCCAAGGGCGGCACATTCGCGAATCCGGACCGAAGGGATGCGAGGTGGTGACCGTCGATGACGACGGCACTGTAACCCTGGACTTCGTGCGTTTGGATGTGTTCCGTTGGGAGGTGTGCACGGTCGATGTCGATTCCGCCGAATCGCCTGACGAACTGCTGACACGTTTCGCCGCGGCGATGCGTCAAGTCGCGGCCAATAGCGACGGCTTGCCGATGGCGGTGCGTGTGATCGTCACCGGCACCAGCGTCGCCCATGACGACTGGCTTGCCGATACCAACCGTTGGACCGACCAAATACGCGCCGATGCGATCACGATCGGCGGAGCAAATGTGTGGGTCGAAAAAGTACGCTTCGACACTCGCCCGACTCGCCGGCTGACAAGCGAAGATGTCGAAAGCGGCCCGATTGCCGAACTGTTGCGGCTGTTTGACGAATTGGAATGTGACGACGAACTGACGATGCTTGTGGACGCCGAACTGGACGATCTGCGAAACAAACTACCCGACGAACTGATGACCGGTGACGATTCGATCGCTCCCAAAGGCGACCTTGGACGTGTCCGAAGCTTGCTGTCGCAGATCCAGCCGATGGTGGTTCATCGATTGCTAAGCGAGGAGGTGTCATCATGA